CGGCACCAGACcggaaaaggaaaaaagagaCCATGTCCCACCTAGAGTGGCAAAGAAAAGATTGGAAGCTTGACAGATCTTGAAAGGTAGAAACAGTTGGATTTAAAGATCTGGAAGTAAGTTTCTAAAAAGCCATAAAAGGTTTTTTTAATTGTCACCCACCTTTTGAGCAGTGATATATGGCCTAAGCCAAGCAATACAGTGGACAGGAAGGGGCAACCCATGTATGCACCCTAGTACAAGACCTACCGGATATTTTTAACACAGTCTCCTAACCAGGTAAAAGTATCATCGTAACTCGTCTTTTAAATGTTCATAGTAAAGCACATTGTAAGTGAGATGTGTAGAGAGGGGGGCAATTTAACAATTGACATAAAAGTGTGCAATTTGTCAGTAGTTGTAGCAATAGCATCAAGGCTATACAGTGAAGGAAAGAGAATAATTCCAAAATGAATTGTATTGGAGCCTTTGCCATGCTTAAATAGCACATGGCAAGACGATCATTCAGGCATTTACAAGGCCATTTACTTCTATTCAAGTGCTATTACCACGGAGCTCATCTGGGTAATTAAGGCTATAGCCAAAGCTATAATCAGTTCTAAAGACCTGTCTGATTGTGATCTTTACAGGGCTTTAATAATCCGACTCTGAATAATCCAACAAACAGTATATGAATATCTTGTCTTATATAGTGAACTATACGGTACAATACAACCTTTTAAACACACATGCAGTTTTCACGCTACTAAACAAGAACTGAACCCCAGTAGACTCAAATTTCAAGGTTTTCTGTTTGTTTTCTTCTTAACTTTGAGATGCAGGAAAAGAAACTTGGCAGTGAAATACTACTACATAACTAAAAATGAAAGAAATATACTTCAACGATACCAGAATCCACCAGAAAATTTGCATGGAAAAGTACATTATACTGtttgtgctttgctgatcaaaTTGCGTGATCTTGTTACTAATATTGCCAATGCTATGGAAATTGAGTTACAACTACTAGAACTAACCGGATGGCGTCCATTTTTTATGTGAATCTGACTTGATGCACTCTCATGGACAAAAATAGGTCGCACATAATTCTGCAACATGGAACAAAGGTTGGTGAACGATTTCTCAAGAGAACAGTGTCATACATAAGGAGAGATGAATAATCATTAATCATTACATTCTGCTTTGCAAGAACAGCGAGTGAATATAGGCAGTCGAGAGCTGCAAGAGACTCAACAACTGCTTGAAACTGCGCATAATACTTGCTGAAATCTGTGAGGAATTTATGCCACGAAGACCTGCAGATAACTGCTAGTTCCTCCTTAGCCAGCAAAAGGTTGTCCAGGTTCTTCAATATTTCAGGGGTGTGGTATCTGATGGTCTTTTTTGTGCTATTTATTTTTATCCAATTTGAGGGCACCCTTCTATCCACTGGTAGCTGCAGGCATACAACAGATAGTATTAATAATCTAATGAAGAAGACAACCTTTTTTGTTGCTACTTGATAATGCAATTAGCAATATTTGAGGGTAGCTGAACTCAAGCCACTTAACTTCGATCAAATTGGTCGATCCAGCTACAGTTTTAAACTCCAAGTTGCGCATACCAAGTTGCTTCCGGTACTCAACAATCAATAAGTCCAGTTTATGTTGGGCCATTTCTACATTTACATGACCTTCTGCAACCTATAAAAAGATATGCAAGTATCAAGCATCAGAAATGATAAGGAACGGTGTCAAAGAAAAAGAACAGATAAACAACAAAAACAAGTTCAATTCACTAGAAGGGAGGGATTTGCCTCTGGGAAGTGATCTACAGATGCAATGAATAGGTTTAGCATATCTCCTTGATCAGCCGCATCTTGGTTAAGACAAGACAGAAGTTTCACTGCATTATTTAGTACGGTGGATGATGAAGCTGTACTTATTAGCCTTCTCAGCAAAGAGGAGTGCACAGGTTTATGATGAGAGGAGACAGTGTCAATATCCTCAAGGAAAAGCTTCTGCAGCTGCTTTCCAGCTGTGAGGATAGACTGGATAACACCAACAAACTGAAATGCAAACCACAGGCATAGGTAAGTCAACTAATGGTGAAATTACCAAGTTACCAGAATGTTATTTAGCAAGGAAGGATACACAAAATGATGAaaacaaaaatatttggtttgcAACCAACCAGAACAAAAAAGAAGAGCACATACCTCTTTAGCTGTGGCTTTGCAATGAAAAATCCTTGTTATTCCTCTTTGAATGTCAAGTGATTTTCCCAGCATTTCTAAAACAGATGAAAGGATAGTACTCAAATCGCTACGCGCCAAAGCTGTGCAAGACCCATCCCCTCTGTCCTGTAGATTGTTAATTGAGTGCCGTGATCCCATTGACTCAGAAATCTCAGATACCGCATCATGACGAGCACAGATTGGATGTCGATCGCTTAAAGGGTGTGTCAACTGCAAGAACGTCACATGATCAAAGAACTACAAAAGAACAGTTGAAATAATCAAAGATTTTAGGTGTTGCCACACTTTATATTTTGAAATGTGATGCAATATATTTGATTTGAGTGAAATGATACATCACGCAAGCATCTGTTTCATGTTGAGGCAAAAGACAACCTTACCCAGTTTCTAAACAATCTAGACCCAAAAGCTGTGCAGGTATTGTTCATAGTTTGGAACAGAGACCCTTCTATTGTGCCATCTGAGTTGTTCTTCAATACCTGAAAGCACATTAGGTTTTACTTCATCAATTGAACAGAAGAGAAGCAGCTGTTCATAAAAGACCAACTCTACCTGTTGACTGTATGTGAGAAAGAATTTATTCTCAACTAAAGTATCCACAAAGCTAGAAGGCAAACACAGACTTGAGAAagtaaaaataataataataaatatcCAAACAGAAACTTTTACTCAGAAGGTATCGCAAAAGATTCTACCTCAAGTTGTTGAAGAGTATTTGCTGATAAGGACATTTCAGTATCTGCAGAAAATGGCCGGAACGAAGAACCAAAGCATATTATCCTTTCCATGCCAAAAACCTTGAGATACCGAACTGATAATGCTAATGCTTGAACGACTAGCTCTGTCATAGCCATGAGACCCTAATTTGAATCAATGGTAATTATTATAAACACCATAAACTACATTGTGAAAAATTGCTGATTGAAGCACATGATGAGGTGACAGGATATTAATGAATACACCAAAACACCACTCAAAATAGAATTAAAAGGATAACTGTACCTCAATCCCACGAAGATTGTTGTCATCATCATTTGTTTCCATCGGTTGTCTGTCATCTTCAACCCTAGAAGCATTGTCAACAGACTTCTCAAACAAAAACATCAGTTCAGCCAAAGCACCACCCTCGCCAAAACAAACACATGATGCACGCTCAACCCGCACATTAGAGGTCGGTCCCGCATATGCCATCATCACCTACACAACAAATAGAGGCAGAGGATATTGAACAAGACAAATCTGGATGACCAATGTTTACTCAAATTGGCAAGAACTTCAAACGAAGTAGATCGAGTAGCATATTGAAAAAACCACCAACAGGAGAATAATTTACTTGAGCAAATCTGGCATCAAGAAAAAACAATGACAATTTATAGTGGATATGAACTTGGCATCAATTCAGAACAGAGAAAAACGATTATTCGCAATGGCGCGAACAGAAAAGTGTGCTATGAATACTACCAAAATACACTAACAGTGAATTGTTTGTGGTTCTTGCCATTTCGCAAGCAACCGTAATGTCAAATTGAACCTGTAGTGTCTCAGGGACACGTGCAATGTTTCTAAATTAAGAATCCATACAGCATGACAACACAACTATTTAGCTAGCAATCAGATTAACATATCGACAAATATTATAGCTAAAAGCCTAAAACTCTGATTAGTTGCCTAACCAACTACAGGCTTCCATTAACAAAACCACATTAATCATGAAAATAAGTGAAGCACTAAGTGGGAGAACATACAGAATCTATGACCAATTAGTTAGTGTTCTATTATACATGGTAACAGTGAATTGCCTGTGCTCTGACCGTTTTGGTAACAACCATAGTGTCAAATTGAGCATGTGGTGTCTCAGGGACACATGCAAATAATGTCAAATTGAGCAGGTGGTGTCTCAGGGACACATGCAACATTCCAAAACTATACGGTATGACGACACAACCATTCAGCAAACAATCAGAGATTGACATATCTTAGTTGCCTAAATAACTACAAGCTTCCATTAATAAACCACACTAACCATGAAAAATAAGCGAAGCATTGAGAGGAAAGAACATACAGAATCTATGATCAATTAGTTAGTGTTATATATTACACATGGTAAAGATAAGCTATCATGtgaaaagggaaaaaaacatCTCAAAAACTTACAACTTGAACATCAGCACATAATGACTGAAATCAATGGACTGAGAATTCTTTGACAGTTACCTACCTTTTCTGTGGCGAACGTGAGTGGCGTCCCAAGGATGACCTCGACGGGCGCCAATCCAAGCAGCACAGCTTCGAGCCCACTCCTGGAGGTGGTGTCCATGAACTCCCCGTGCACGACCTCGCCGGTGGACACCTCGATCGCCACAACCCCAACCTTCACATCGAACCCCTCCCTCCCCGTCGCCTCCACCTCCTTATCCACGACGCAGACGAGGTACCTGCTCCCCTCCTCGGGCGCGGCGCCACCACCCTCCAGCTCGCCTGCCGCGGCCTCGATCGTGGCGCGCGTGTACACAGCGGACAGCCCGCGCGCGAACggcgcgcccgccgcgcccccgcccttctgcgccgcggcggcggccttgaTGGCGGCGGTCTCGGTCTGGCGCACGACCCCGACCTTGTGGCCCGCGGCGACGAGGCGGCGGACGTGGAAGCCGAGGCGGAAGGTGGGGACGCTGGCGGTGAGAAAGCTGCGGTCGGGGTGGGCGACGATGCCGAGCAC
The sequence above is drawn from the Panicum hallii strain FIL2 chromosome 7, PHallii_v3.1, whole genome shotgun sequence genome and encodes:
- the LOC112901383 gene encoding DNA mismatch repair protein MSH3 isoform X2; translation: MGKPKQQVLSRFFSPKPAPSSAAPDPPPPPNPKPSAAHPPVSTVASFSPAKRARALSLSPKSLAAKRPNPTPPSRDAVRRRLLEPLHPAPPPRPLNPTGGKGYTPLEQQVVDLKARHPDVLLMVEVGYRFRFFGEDAAVAAAVLGIVAHPDRSFLTASVPTFRLGFHVRRLVAAGHKVGVVRQTETAAIKAAAAAQKGGGAAGAPFARGLSAVYTRATIEAAAGELEGGGAAPEEGSRYLVCVVDKEVEATGREGFDVKVGVVAIEVSTGEVVHGEFMDTTSRSGLEAVLLGLAPVEVILGTPLTFATEKVMMAYAGPTSNVRVERASCVCFGEGGALAELMFLFEKSVDNASRVEDDRQPMETNDDDNNLRGIEGLMAMTELVVQALALSVRYLKVFGMERIICFGSSFRPFSADTEMSLSANTLQQLEVLKNNSDGTIEGSLFQTMNNTCTAFGSRLFRNWLTHPLSDRHPICARHDAVSEISESMGSRHSINNLQDRGDGSCTALARSDLSTILSSVLEMLGKSLDIQRGITRIFHCKATAKEFVGVIQSILTAGKQLQKLFLEDIDTVSSHHKPVHSSLLRRLISTASSSTVLNNAVKLLSCLNQDAADQGDMLNLFIASVDHFPEVAEGHVNVEMAQHKLDLLIVEYRKQLGMRNLEFKTVAGSTNLIELPVDRRVPSNWIKINSTKKTIRYHTPEILKNLDNLLLAKEELAVICRSSWHKFLTDFSKYYAQFQAVVESLAALDCLYSLAVLAKQNNYVRPIFVHESASSQIHIKNGRHPVLESLLGDNFVPNDTELHADGEYCQIVTGPNMGGKSCYIRQVALITMMAQVGSFVPASSAMLHVVDGIYTRMGASDSIQQGTSTFHEEMNEASNILHNCSSRSLVIIDELGRGTSTHDGVAIAYATLHYLIKEKKCITIFVTHYPRILDIQREFEGCVGAYHVSYLVTKKLLEITDKPLETSPVSKDLGEITFLYKLVAGASDRSFGLNVALLAQVSYAYIQCFMCCCSSRYGLIFNCHGVMG
- the LOC112901383 gene encoding DNA mismatch repair protein MSH3 isoform X1 is translated as MGKPKQQVLSRFFSPKPAPSSAAPDPPPPPNPKPSAAHPPVSTVASFSPAKRARALSLSPKSLAAKRPNPTPPSRDAVRRRLLEPLHPAPPPRPLNPTGGKGYTPLEQQVVDLKARHPDVLLMVEVGYRFRFFGEDAAVAAAVLGIVAHPDRSFLTASVPTFRLGFHVRRLVAAGHKVGVVRQTETAAIKAAAAAQKGGGAAGAPFARGLSAVYTRATIEAAAGELEGGGAAPEEGSRYLVCVVDKEVEATGREGFDVKVGVVAIEVSTGEVVHGEFMDTTSRSGLEAVLLGLAPVEVILGTPLTFATEKVMMAYAGPTSNVRVERASCVCFGEGGALAELMFLFEKSVDNASRVEDDRQPMETNDDDNNLRGIEGLMAMTELVVQALALSVRYLKVFGMERIICFGSSFRPFSADTEMSLSANTLQQLEVLKNNSDGTIEGSLFQTMNNTCTAFGSRLFRNWLTHPLSDRHPICARHDAVSEISESMGSRHSINNLQDRGDGSCTALARSDLSTILSSVLEMLGKSLDIQRGITRIFHCKATAKEFVGVIQSILTAGKQLQKLFLEDIDTVSSHHKPVHSSLLRRLISTASSSTVLNNAVKLLSCLNQDAADQGDMLNLFIASVDHFPEVAEGHVNVEMAQHKLDLLIVEYRKQLGMRNLEFKTVAGSTNLIELPVDRRVPSNWIKINSTKKTIRYHTPEILKNLDNLLLAKEELAVICRSSWHKFLTDFSKYYAQFQAVVESLAALDCLYSLAVLAKQNNYVRPIFVHESASSQIHIKNGRHPVLESLLGDNFVPNDTELHADGEYCQIVTGPNMGGKSCYIRQVALITMMAQVGSFVPASSAMLHVVDGIYTRMGASDSIQQGTSTFHEEMNEASNILHNCSSRSLVIIDELGRGTSTHDGVAIAYATLHYLIKEKKCITIFVTHYPRILDIQREFEGCVGAYHVSYLVTKKLLEITDKPLETSPVSKDLGEITFLYKLVAGASDRSFGLNVALLAQLPSRCIKRASVMAAKLQEELSMREENKLWRTTDAATVDGPSESSTIVGLLCAQPYQGLAEACRRVLLNMTLAQSYNDVTNTLPSLKNAREFAKKTIEGFLM